CCGAGCCAATCTGAATTTTGATTTCTTCGGCGGTTCTTTCCCCAACGACAAGGTTATGGACTTTCTTCATGTACTGCGTAATCGAATCGCTGAGTTCGTCACCCGCAACCCGCACAGACTCGCTAATAACCGTACCTTGTAAGCTGAGAACGGCGACTTCAGTAGTTCCGCCACCAATGTCAATAATCATGTTGCCTGTTGGTTCAGCAACGGGCAATCCTGCCCCAATCGCAGCGGCGACAGGTTCGTCAATCAGATAAACATCCCGCGCGCCAGCTTGGGCAGCAGCTTCCATTACAGCACGTCTTTCAACGCCCGTCACGCCGGAAGGAATTCCGATGACGATGCGAGGAGAAATCAGTCCTCCTTTGCCTTCATGAACGCGCTCGATAAAATGTTTGAGCATCAATTCTGCGGTATCGAAGTCAGCAATGACTCCATCTCGCAGCGGACGAAAGGTATCGACGTTTCCAGGGGTACGGCCTAGCATTTTTTTGGCGTCTTCGCCAACCGCTAGGGGTTGCTTCGTCTCGTGGTCAATGGCAACCACTGAGGGTTCTTGAAGCACGATCCCTTTACCCGATACATAAACTAAAGTGTTGGCGGTACCGAGGTCGATACCCATGTCCCGTGAAAATCGACTGAAAAGACCCACCGATTTCTACGCCCCCAATTGCGATGCAAAGCCGTGCAACTACAGAAAATGTAACTGTTATGTAACCGAGGTGGATTCTATTACGTTTTCTATCCTGAGTCTAGTCAGGTCAATCAATTTAGTGTCCGAATCCACTGACCTCTTTTCGGAATCTGCCATTATATCCTGAGTTAGGCATCTTATTTCAGGACAATCTTGAAATAGATGTGGGACTCAGGTATGGTCTGGCATCTTTCTTGTAGGATAG
The genomic region above belongs to Desertifilum tharense IPPAS B-1220 and contains:
- a CDS encoding rod shape-determining protein, with amino-acid sequence MGLFSRFSRDMGIDLGTANTLVYVSGKGIVLQEPSVVAIDHETKQPLAVGEDAKKMLGRTPGNVDTFRPLRDGVIADFDTAELMLKHFIERVHEGKGGLISPRIVIGIPSGVTGVERRAVMEAAAQAGARDVYLIDEPVAAAIGAGLPVAEPTGNMIIDIGGGTTEVAVLSLQGTVISESVRVAGDELSDSITQYMKKVHNLVVGERTAEEIKIQIGSAYPTMDTDEATMEVRGLHLLSGLPRTVSIKGPEIRESMSEPLSVIIEAVKRTLERTPPELAADIIDRGIMLAGGGALLKGLDTLISHETGIVTHVAADPLSCVVLGTGRVLENFKQLERVFSGRSRNL